CGTGCCAGCCAGCAAGTGCAACAAGGTGGACTTCCCATCGCCGTTTTTGCCGACGATGCCGATACGGTCGCCCTCGAAGACGCCCTGCGTCACATCAGTGAAAATGGTTTTGGTGGCGAAATCAAGCGAAACGTGTTCAAGTCCCAAGTCATAAGTCGGCATAGTGATTCGATGGTACCGCCGCCTATCAACACCCTTTAGCCAGCAACCAAATCGAGTCCCGCACATTTTCACGATTACGGGCACACCAATTCGGACATGAGACAAAAATCACAATTTTGGCCTCATTTTCCTGATTTCTATCGCGTCCTCGATTGGAGATGCGATTAAAAATCAGCCTTTATAGTGCGATTCCTTGATTTCTATTGCAAGCTCGGTGTCAGGATTGTTCACTCATTGCGCGGGCGCTGGCGGCGCAACGCACGGCGAACGAGGAAAAGACCTGCTCGGCGAGCGGCTGCAGTTCGACGTCGTAGCGCTTGAAGTCCTCGCGAATCTTCGCAATCTCGCTTTTCTTCATACCCTCGACCATGGAAGGCTCGCTGAGCCATTCGTCCAGCAGCGTCGGGGTAACCTCGAGATGGAATTGCAGCCCGAGCGCGCTTTTGTAGCAAAACGCCTGGTTTTCAGTATATTTCGACGACGCAAGAAGCTGCCCGCCTTCGGGCACGGAAACGACGTCGTTATGCCAGTTGAGCACATTGATTTGGTCGGTCCACATCGGGAACCAATCGTTTTTGGCGACACGTTTGATCGGCGCGAACCCGATTTCCGAGCACTTTCCGCTCTGCAGTTTGCCGCCGAGCGCCGTCGAAATAATCTGGTGGCCAAGGCAGATGCCAAGCACCGGTTTACCGGCCTTCACGGCCTTGCGCACCAGTTTCGCTTCGGTTTTGAGCCCCGGATACTCCTTGTAATCCTGGGCCCCCATCGGCCCGCCCATCACGACGAGCCCAGCAATCTCCTCACTTTTCGGCACGTCAGGGTTCGCATCAGCCGCAATGCTCAACGTCTCGCTGGCCATGCCAAGATCGTCAAGATTATCAAGGATTCGTCCTGGCTTCTCGCAGGGGACATGTTGCAGAATAAGCACTTTCGGCATCGTCATGATTCTATTGTGGCATTTCGCCACCCCAAATTTATAACGATTGACTTCCAGCGAACGGAACTTATCCATTTTTGTCGGCTAAACCCAATATTCTTGATTATTATGGAAAACGCCACGAAACCGCAGAATTCCAACCTTTCCGGAACAGACCAGCCGAAGGCTCTCTCTAAAGCTGCCAACGATCTGAGACTTTACAACACGGCCACACACGAAGTGTCCGCGTTCACACCGATTGTGCCTGGTAAAGTGGGCATCTACGTCTGCGGTGCCACGGTGCAAAGTTCGCCGCATATCGGCCATATTCGTGCCGCCGTCGCCTTCGACATTGTCCGTCGTTGGCTCAAAAAGCTGGGTTACGAAGTCACTTTCATCCGCAATGTCACCGATATCGACGATAAGATTTTGGACAAGGCAGCAGCTGCCGGCCAGCAATGGTGGGCGCGCGCCTATTATTATGAGCGGGAATTCACTCGCGCCTACGACACGCTCGGCGTGCTTGCACCAACCTACGAGCCTCGTGCCACCGGCCATATCGGCGACATGGTTGATTTAATCCAGCGTCTTGTTGACCGCGGTCACGCCTACGTCATTACCGATGCCAACGGCAAACCGACTGGCAATGTGTTCTTCGACGTGGCCAGCTGGCCGCATTATGGCGAACTGACCCATCAAAAGCAGACTTCCGATTTCGATTCCGCGGCGGCTGTGGCCGACGAAATGGGCCCGAGCGTCGACCAGTCCGGCGACGACAAATACAATCCGCTCGACCCGGCCGACCACTCCCCCGACAAGCACGATCCGCGCGATTTTGCGCTTTGGAAGGCTTCGAAGCCGAGCGACCCCGAGACTGCCCGCTGGAAAACGCCATTCGGCACCGGCCGTCCGGGCTGGCATATCGAATGCTCCGCGATGAGTCACCGCTACCTCGACGGCATGTTCGACATCCATGGCGGCGGGCTCGACCTGCGCTTCCCCCACCACGAAAACGAGATGGCGCAAACTCGCGCGGCCGGCTACGAATCCGCCAACGTGTGGATGCACTCGGCATGGGTGACGGCCAAGGGCGAGAAGATGTCGAAGTCACTGGGCAACGGCCTTTCCGTGCCGAGCGTACTAGCGGATAATTCAGCGTGGGTAGTGCGTTACGCGTTGGGCGGCGTGCAGTATCGTTCGATGCTCGAGTGGAGCGACCAGACGCTCGCTGAAGCGAAATCTGCCTACGAGCGCATCAGCAATTTCATCGGCCGCGCTGGCAAGGCTCTGGGTGCCGACGGCCAGCCAAGCCGTCAGGAAGTCGAAGCCGTCAGGGCCGACCAGCTGCCGGCCGATTTCGTGGAGGCCATGAACGAAGACATCAACGTTTCGGGTGCCACCGCCGCAATTTTCACCGCCATCCGACACGGCAATTCCCTGGCTGACAAGCTTGAGTCGGAGCAGGGCAACCAAAACACCGACATGTTGGACGATGCCGATATGACCGCTTTGACCGACGAATTCCGCCGGGTTCTCGAAGAGACCAGCGAGCGCTATGCCGACATGCCCAAAGAGGCCATTCAGAACGACGCGAAGGCTCGGTTCGCCTTCACGCACGGCAATGTTCCCTCCGAAATCATCGACGCGCTGACTTCCCGGGTAGCTCTGCAGGAGACGTTGCTCTCGGTGCGAGCGATGCTCGATACTTTAGGCCTGGATCCGTTGGCCGAGCCTTGGAACGCCGGGACCTCCGAAAGCAGCCCCGGTGCTCAGAACGCCAACGGCAGCTCTAGCACCGAAGCCGAACGCAAGTTGCTCGACAACCTGATCGGCTATCAGCTCGCCGCCCGCAACGCCGCCCGCAAGACCAAGAACTTCGAGAAGGCCGACAAGATCCGCAATGCCCTTGCTGCCATGGGCGTGATAGTCGAAGACAAGCCTACCGGTTCCACCTGGAGTCTGAAGTCCTGAGGTAGCATCCGCCGAAAGTGCGGCAGATATTACAAATGACGGTTACTTTCCAATAAATTATTCACCTTTTATTTTCGTAACCAGATTTATTAAAAAGTAATATCAATTATTGCAATTGACTTGCATACCCTGCGATTTTGTCGTACAGTTGCTTACAGTTATTCGAATATAATAATTTCTATTTATAAATATATTTTGAGGATTATTTGACGACACTGAGAGTAAGAGACAGGGGAAGCAATAATGAATCGCAAGATTAAAACGATATTCGCAACTGCGGTGGCCGCGGCGACGCTATTGGTACCTGCCATCGCGCAAGCCGATCCCGCCCAACCCGGCGAGCAGCCACAAGAGAGCACGAGCAGTACACAAGCTTCAGGAGCCACAACCTCAGCCCCAGGCGCCTCGGCATCCGCTCCTGAAACTAGCAGAACCAGCGCATCGGGGTCGTCGTCTACAAGCGCGACGCCCGCCCTCGGAACTCTAACACCCAAATCAAAATCGCATTCATCTGCGACCCTACCCTCTTCGCGGCTCCACAGCGACAAGACCGCCAGCATAGCGACACGGGGCCTGGAACCCAGCACCCAAGGCGGCGAGTGCAGTGACACTGGAACCATGAGCCACGGCTATTGGACCTTGGCTCCTGGCGTCGAATACGGCGGAGAATGTACGCTGACTTTCACGGCCAACGACCCCTTGCAGGAAAACGATTTCGCAGGTTTGGAATCCTACACCCCCTCAGCGGCTGCCTCCATAACAAGCTCCGGCAGTCTAACAGGCCCGTACAAGCACTTTGGAACAAGAATTCCCGAAAGCACAGTTTATATGCTCAACCCCTCACGGGTAAAGGAATTCGGACAGGCCGAGCATATCGTCTTCGAAGGCCCAGGCAAAACCAAGCTTCCGGAAAATGCAGCATTCATGTTCGGCGATTGGGGATGCGACGGCAGCGGTTATTCCAGTTGCACCCTCAAAAGCTTCAAGAGCAATAACGCCCTTGACACCAGCCAAACCACCAACATGCGAGGAATGTTCCAAGCCGGAACAAATCTGACGGATCTTGACATGAGCGGCTGGAACACCGGCAGGCTTGAAAGCATATACTCGATGTTCGATATCACCGGCCTCAGCGATTTGGACTTGAGCGGCTGGGACACCCATTCCCTGAAGCAGATGCATCAGGCGTTCTATAACACGACCAAGCTCAAGACGTTGAATCTTAGCGGCTGGGACACCAGCAATGTGACCGATACAGGAAATATGTTCATGGGAAGCGGACTTCAAACATTGGCTGTCGGCCCCAAGACCAGCGTCATCGATTTGAGCGATCTTGGCAATGCCAACTGGTTGAAAGTCACCCATCTGTCTGCCGGCACCTCCGGAACCACACAGGAAGTCACCGACTCCACCCCGCAGACCACGGCGGAATTCCAGGCAAGTCTGACCACCGATCCCTCCCGCGCAGGCACCTATACGCGCGCGAACAACGAGAGCCATTCGCTCAACCTCAACGCCAACCTTCCCGCAGGCTACACGGCAAGCGCTGAAGCCAGCGGATATACCGACGATGGCAGCGGCAATCTTTCACAGAGCGCATTTGAAACGAGCGCCAAGAACGTGCCGTTCCCGACTTACGATGCCACGCAAGTTCTGACCAATCGTGGCAGCAAGCGCAACATCACCCGAACAGACGGGTCCACGTTGACCCTGCCCGCTTCAGACCCGTACACGCTTTCCGCAGCGCCCGGGACCACTGACACATACACCTTCATGGGCTGGAACACCACGCCAAGTGCGACAGGCGCCGACCATCACGGCGGTGACGCAATCAGCCTCGCCAGCGCTGACGTAACGCTCTACGCGATCTGGAAGAAAGACGCCAAGCCCATCCACGTCACGCCTCCCAGCACTTCGCCTTCCGGGTCTTCCTCACCTTCCGGGCCTTCCGGGCCTTCCGGGTCTTCCTCACCTTCCGGGCCTTCCGGGTCAAGCAGCCCTTCAGGCTCATCCACCTCGCCTTCCGGGTCAAGCACAGGCAGCGCGAACGGCATGATCTCCCATCCTGCCACCCAGGGCCCGGCTCCTGCCGCAGCCAGCAATGTCGCATCGCCTTCAACGCCCACCTTGGCACCCGCCGCACGTCTGTTTGCTGCGGCCCCTGGCATTGGCACCCCCGGCCCTGCAGCTCCCGGCACTGGTGACCACACCCTCAACGGTGCTTCCCCGAACGCTTCCGGCGAGACCCCGAAAGAAAAGATCTGCAAGATCACCTACTACGGCGAAGGCTCCGTGGCACCTGCAGCGGTAATCTGCAAGAACGACAACAAGAAGTCCGTCGTGAGCGCAGTACCCAGCGCAACCACCCAGACCGCACCAGCCCCGGCATGGCTTTTCATGTTCGTGCTTGCCGTCTTGTTCTTCGTGGCCATGTTCCTCTACCAGCGCCACAATGCATTCCTCGCCGCGCAACACCGCGCCGCAGCAACCACTGATTGACAGTCAGCCAGTGCGGCGTTGATTTAGAGGCCAACGTCGAATAACAGAAGGTTGCGCCCCCGCTAAAAAGAAGCTCCGACCAGTTTTGAACTGAGTCGGAGCTTCTTTTTTCTCCTTACGAACCGCTAGAATTGGGTCATTATGGCAGCATTCAGTTCTTTGACAGACAAGCTCTCCAACGCGTTCAAGCACCTGAAGAGCAAAGGCAAACTTTCCGAGGCGGATATCGACGGGACGATTCGCGAGATTCGTCGCGCCCTGCTTGACGCCGATGTGGCGCTCGACGTGGTGCGCTCCTTCACTTCCCGCGTGCGCGAACGTGCGCTGGGCGAAGAGGTCTCGCAGGCGCTGAACCCCGCGCAGCAGGTAGTGAAGATCGTCAACGACGAGCTGACGCAGATTCTCGGTGCTGGCGTTGACCGCCCGCTCAACTTCGCCAAGAACCCGCCGACCATTATCATGCTAGCCGGCCTTCAGGGTGCCGGTAAGACGACGTTGGCAGGCAAACTTGGCTATTGGCTGAAAGACGCCGGACATACCCCGCTTCTGGTCGCGGCCGATTTGCAGCGCCCGAACGCCGTTACCCAGCTGCAGGTGGTCGGCGAGCGAGCTGAGGTGCCTGTTTATGCTCCAGAAAAGGGTGTGCAGTCCGACGGCGGCGAGGCCGTCGCGGCTCCAGGCCAGACCAGCGGCGACCCGGTGAAGGTCGCGCGCGACTCGATTCAGTATGCCAAAGACAAACTGTATGACACGGTCATCATCGATACCGCAGGTCGTTTGGGCGTCGACGAGGAGCTGATGAAGCAGGCCCGCGATATCCGAGACGCCGTGAACCCCAACGAAATCCTCTTCGTCATCGACGCGATGATCGGCCAGGACGCAGTGCAGACCGCAGAGGCATTCAACAAGGGCGTGGACTTCACCGGCGTGGTGCTCTCCAAGCTCGACGGCGACGCACGAGGCGGCGCGGCGCTTTCCGTGGCCTCCGTGACCGGCAAACCGATTCTTTTCGTCTCCAACGGCGAGGGGCTCAAGGACTTCGAGGTCTTCCACCCCGACCGCATGGCCTCCCGCATCCTTGATATGGGCGATATCCTCACCCTGATTGAGCAGGCGCAGAAGGAATTCGACGAGCAGGAGGCGATTCAGTCCGCCAAGAAGATGGCGAAGGGCACCTACGGCCTCGACGACTTCATGGAGCAGCTCGAGCAGGTGCGCAAGCTCGGTTCGATGAAAAGCCTCCTGGGCATGATCCCCGGCATGGCCGCACACCGCAAGGAACTCGAGGCTCTTGACGAACACGAGATCGACCGCACCGAAGCCATCATCCATTCAATGACCCCGGCTGAACGCCGAGACCCCTCCATCATCGACGGCTCCCGCCGCGCCCGCATCGCCTACGGTTCCGGCAACACGGTCTCCTCCGTCAACGGCCTGCTGCAACGCTTTGAGCAGGCGGCCAAGATGATGAAGCGCATGACCAATAAGGTCGGCGGCGGCATCCCCGGTATGGGCGGCCCGGCAATGGGCGGAGGCTACGGCGGCAAAAAGGGCAAGAAAGGCAAGAAGAAGGGCAAGTCCAAGTCCGGTAACCCGATGAAGCGCGAGGCAGAAGAAAAAGCATTGCGCCAGAAGCTTGCCGGCAAGAAGAACTCCGGCGGTTCGGCCTTCGCCAAGAAGCCACAGAATCCCGCCCTTCCGGCCGGTCTGCAGGAAGCCATGGAAGCAGCCGGCTCCGACGAAAACGGCACCCCGAACCTTCCGCCCAACTTCGGCGGAGGCCTTGCCGGTCTGCTCGGCTGAACCGCGAATAGGTCCCATGGCTATAGCTCTTTCCATACTGCTGGGCCTCATCGCCCTGTGGTGGGTGCTGCGTTTCCTGCCGGCGGGCGTTGATGGGCACGGACCGCTGCCCTATCTCATCGCGTTCGTCCGCTTTCTGTGGATGCCATCAGCGCTGGTTTTGGCGGCGACGCTTGTTTCCCAGCATTGGATTATCGCCATTTTTGCCGCAATGCTGACATTGCTTACCGGCGTATTCGCTTCGCCTTGGTACAGGAAGCGCAATACTCCCGCCAACTCTGGCAGCACAAGGCAAACAGCCGATAATTCAGTAATCCAAAATAGCGATAATTACTATAATGTAATGACGCTAAACTGCCGTTACGGACTAGCTGACCCTCAAGCCATCATCGACGCCGTACGTAACAATGACGTATCTATATTGGCCTTGCAGGAACTTACGCCAGACCTCGTCGACGCGCTCGACAAAGCCGGAATGAACGCATTGCTCCCCTATCGTCAGCTGGGTAAGGCGCAGGAAAGCGACAACGGTGGATTCAACGGCATCTGGGCACGCATCCAGCCCGGGGCGCAAACCGAGCGTACCGTCGACATCGCCGCCACCGACGTGCCGAGCATCACCGTGGGAAACGTGGCGTACTTCAGCGCGCACCCCAAATCGCCGATGCGTGGGTGCCGAGAATGGTCGCTCGGCATCAGGAAACTGGGCGAACTCGTCGACCAAGACGTATTCGCTATCGCAACGACAGCGCCATCCGCCCCCACACGCGCAACCGTCATCATGGGTGACCTCAATTCAAACGTCGACCATCCCAGTTTCCGTAGCCTGCTCAACTCCGGCTTCACCGATGCCGGTCTCGACATCTCGCACGGCAGCGCCGCGAGCTTCCCGACCTGGTTGCGTTGGCCCCGTTTGGAACTTGATCACGTTCTGGTGACCTCAGAAATCGCTATATCTTCGATACAGACCATTAACATTCCCGGCAGCGACCATCTTGCCTTAATTGCCCGGCTCGCCTAGCTGGAACGTAAGTTTGGGTTCCCCTTTTCCGCTTTCCTTGCCACTCGAACTACTTCGAAAATGCCTGCAAACCTGTCTCACAAACTCAAAAATATCGGAATGCCAATGAAAAGCAAAATGAGAAACGCATAGACGAACGCAAGCACCAGGTTCTCAACCCAATCCTGAGCACGCGGCCACATAGGCACCCGCTCGAGATGCACAGCAGGCGTCGAGAAACACAGCAGGCCCGAAAGAGCCACAAGCACCAAGGTAAAGATCAGAAGCGGTACGCAGATCGGCAATCCTAAACCGTCGGTGTCCGCCCAAAACTGCGGGGAGGCAACGTCGAACTGGCAAGAGACGACCGTCACCACCAGACTCAGCACCCACATCCAAGGCATGATGAACCTAAACCACTGAAGCGCCGTCGGCCTGCCACTGAGGTTCGGCGAGCCTTGGCGACGCCATATCTCCACTTGGATATCATTCCGTTGAAGATAGCCCATACCTACATTCGGCATCCGATTTCCCATGGTCATCGGGATAACCCTCCTTTCATCGGTCAGTAAGCAGCCAGCCAACCGCCCCAACCGTTCAGCAAAACCTCACACAAGGCAAGGCCATCGCCTCATGTCCCCTCGCAGGTGATGGCCGGCGGACGATAATCCTTATTGAAATCCATGGTCGAATTCTCGGTCAGTATCGAGTCATCAGGTGACTTGATATGGCCTTCCCCGTCGCGCCAGACAACCTGGAACGTGTCCCGTGCTTTGAAACCAGCCCATCGGATATGGGTATCGTGCAGAAGAACCGACCCCGGCTTACCCACATATGCGCGATAAGCGTAGGTGTTGCCATCCATGACATCTTCATCGGCAAATCCTGTGTACGCGACCACCACACGGCAGCCCGGCCCGTCGGCTGAATCGAGAATCTGATAGCGGGGAACCCGAACCGCAAAGAGCGACCCGAGCAGCCACACCGCGCCCATAGCCCACACCAAGGTCCATGCGGTCACGCGACCCCAGCGAGGCAGCCGAGAAAACGGTTTTGCATTCTCCCGTGGCATCACGCCTGCCACAATCAAAGCGACAACCACCAAAACGACCGCCACCCCGCAGAGGTTGAAGGCGATGATACTCACATTCAGACAGATCTTCCCCAGCAGCAGGACCGGGAAGTAATGACCAAAGACGAACAAACACAGCGCGACAATCACACAAACCGCAGCGACGAGTTCGAGAGCCCCCTTAAGGCTCCGTGGTTTCCAACCACCATGGATCGTACCATTACCAGGACGATTCTCAGCATGCACGTATCCGTTGCCGGGCCCGTACCCGCCTTGTCCCGCCGGCTGACTCGTGGGAAGATAACCAGCACCCGTCGCTTGGTAGCCATAACGCTCACCCATTGGGCAACTCCCCTTACCGACCCATCACCGGGTCTGTCGAATGAAGCACGGGACACGTCACCCGGCAACGATCAAATCAACATTGTTTGATAAATTCCACTATGCGTCACCAAATGTAAAGATTCACGGCATCGACGAAGCCCACACCCCATATCCACGTTTTCATCGCTTCTTCACGTAAGGTTCCACAGCTCGTTCACAATAAGACAAAAGCGCAATAACCAAACAGTTTCACACCCATTCCCGGATGATCATTTTGCACTGCTCGCCAGCCGATGCAGCTTGTTTGCCGCAAATTGTATTACTGCGCTCTAAGATAAACACGAAAGGTGAGACAGAGAACAATTCGGCTGTCTTTTACCTTTAAAACCATTTCATAACATAAGCAGCGCAAGGCTTTTGCCGACGTATCGCTTTCATCGAAAAGGTAATCAAAAAAAGATAAAACTAGTCATAAAATGACTGTCTATTGACTTTCCATAAGAGTGTCCATATGCTGTCCATTTGGTTGCTATGTAGACGACTTGAACCGATACTAAAAGTACGAATTCAATGTCGAATGCAAAGAAGGACATATTATGAACGACACACAAAATGCAGACATTCAATTCAATATTCCCGTCAGCAAAGAACAGCTCACGCTTATGAAACGGGCTGCGGCGCTTGAGGAAAGGCCGGTAAAGGACTGGGCGATGGACAAATTGCTCGAGGCCGCAAGCATGGGCGTGGAGCAGGAGGTGACGCTTCAGGAGGTCAACGAGGAATTCGACAAGATCCTTGCGACGTTCGAGGCGCCTGCGAACGTCTGATAATTTTTTTGAACGGTTACCGAAACTCTGCGACCCCGCACCGATACGTACGAAATCGCAGAATCCGATTATATTAATAAGCATCACGAAAAGCGGGAAACAACCTTATAGCTGTTTCCCGCTTTTCGTATACCCGAATGCTCCTACTCGAATATCTGGATTACTATTACTCGTCCTTATCGCGGCTGAGCGCCTCAAGGAGCTGATCGTCACGCGACTGGACGGTCTGGGCAGCCTGCTCGCCCTGCCAGTCATAGAACCCCTTGCCGCTCTTCGAGCCAAGTTCACCGGCATCGACCTTGGCTTTGAGAACAGTGTCCTCGCCGGTTTCGTTGGCCAGATCGTCGTAAAGGTACTTGGAGATATTATCGAAAACATCAAGCCCGCCGAGGTCGATGCTGGCGATCGGGCCAAGAATCGCCCAGCGACGGCCAAGGCTGTATTTGACGATGTCGTCGACTGCCTCCGGAGTGGCAATGCCACGCTTGACGATGTTCAGGCATTCGCGGACGACCGCCAACTGGATGCGGTTGCCGACAAATCCCAACGATTCGGTTTTGAGCGGCACGGCGTGCTTGCCGATGTGGTTCATCAGCTCGACGGTGACGTCCACGGTCGCCTGATCGGTCTTCTCACCTGGCACCACCTCGACCAAAGGCATCAGCTGGGCCGGATTCCAGAAGTGAGCGACGACAAAACGGCCGGGATGCTGCAAACCATTCGCGATTGCGGACGGACTCAGCCCTGACGTGTTGGTGGCCAGAATAGTCTGGTCGGAGACGATACCCTCGACCTTTTCCCACACATCATGTTTGACCTCAAGATTCTCAAGCACCGATTCGATGATGAAATCGACGTCGGCAAGCGCCTGATAGTCGGTGGTCATCGAAATACGGCCAAGTACCGCATCCCGATCTTTGGCTTTGACCATGCCGGACTTGATGAACGTATCGAGGTCACGCTCAATGAGCTTGCGGCCACGGTCCAGCGCCGGTTGAGCCGTATCGACCACGGTCACCTCATAGCCCTTCATCGCGAACTGCAGCGCTGTAGCGTGACCCATCGTGCCTGCGCCGAGATTGCCAATCTTCTTGATATCCGTCATTTCCATAGATATATCTCCTTGAAAGCGGCATCATGGTGCAGCTTCATTTTTCAAGGATAGACCGGCACCGGAATCTATCCAGCGGGCGCGATATAGTTGAAAAGTTATTCACGGGTGCGGGGCCCTCTCAATCCCGCAGGCCGTGAGGGACAACGCGGATTCAAGCAAGTATGCCCCACATACGAGTTCGAAACCGCAATGAACCAACAAGGAGAGCCACAATGGCTACCAAGATTCGTCTGAAGCGCATGGGCAAGAAGTTCTATGCCTTCTACCGCATTGTCGTCATGGATTCGCGCAAGAAGCGTGACGGCAAGTCGATCGAGGAGATCGGCCTGTACGATCCGAACCAACAGCCTTCGATGATCAAGATCGATTCCGATCGTGCTCAGTACTGGCTTGGCGTCGGCGCACAGCCGAGCGAACCGGTCCTGAATCTTTTGAAGATCACCGGCGACTGGCAGAAATTCAAGGGTCTGCCGGGTGCCGAGGGCACGCTGAAGACCGCTGAAGACGGCCCAGATGCCGCTGCTCGCGTCGAAGCCGCTGAGGCTGACGCCCAGAAGCTCAAGGCCAAGCAGTCCGAAGCCAAGGCAAAGGCCGAGGCCGAGAAGGCCGCGGAAGCCGCCAAGGCCGACGAAGCCAAGGCAGAGGAAGCCGGCGCTGAAGAGGCCAAGGCCGAAGCTGCTGAGACCGAGAAGGCTGAGTAATCATGCTCGCGCAAGCTGTGGAACATCTCATTTCCAATATCGTCGACTTTCCCGATGATGTGTCGGTGAAGTCCCACGAAAACGCCCGCGGCGAACTGTTGCGGGTGCGTGTGAATCCTGAAGACATCGGACGTGTGATCGGCCGCTCCGGCCGCACCGCCAATGCGATCCGTACCGTGGTGCAGGCG
This genomic stretch from Bifidobacterium sp. ESL0690 harbors:
- the rpsP gene encoding 30S ribosomal protein S16, producing MATKIRLKRMGKKFYAFYRIVVMDSRKKRDGKSIEEIGLYDPNQQPSMIKIDSDRAQYWLGVGAQPSEPVLNLLKITGDWQKFKGLPGAEGTLKTAEDGPDAAARVEAAEADAQKLKAKQSEAKAKAEAEKAAEAAKADEAKAEEAGAEEAKAEAAETEKAE
- a CDS encoding RNA-binding protein; its protein translation is MLAQAVEHLISNIVDFPDDVSVKSHENARGELLRVRVNPEDIGRVIGRSGRTANAIRTVVQALSDHKVRVDIMDVRK